Proteins encoded in a region of the Dorea longicatena genome:
- the aroD gene encoding type I 3-dehydroquinate dehydratase, which produces MNTVKVRNLELGNGIPAICIPNVGKAKEDILSLTRTYLDMHMDLMEWRMDWYEDVEDIAKVTELVKELRDVMGDTPLLCTFRTDKEGGVHPMSTEKYAELNKAVAATGNADIIDVEIFTGDDTVREMIDAIHASGAKVIASNHDFDKTPAKSDLIYRLRKMQDMGADIPKMAVMPQTKKDVLTLLSATEEMASDYADRPIITMSMAGLGSISRIACEAFGSCLTFGSGAQASAPGQIGAEKLHQALQIVHDAL; this is translated from the coding sequence ATGAACACTGTAAAAGTAAGAAATCTGGAACTCGGAAATGGAATTCCGGCAATCTGCATTCCTAATGTCGGAAAGGCAAAAGAAGACATCCTTTCCCTTACCCGTACATATCTTGACATGCATATGGATCTGATGGAATGGCGGATGGACTGGTACGAAGATGTTGAAGATATTGCAAAAGTCACAGAACTCGTCAAAGAACTTCGTGATGTAATGGGCGATACTCCTCTTCTCTGTACCTTCCGTACAGACAAAGAAGGCGGCGTACATCCAATGTCCACAGAAAAATATGCCGAACTTAACAAAGCAGTTGCAGCAACCGGCAATGCTGATATTATTGACGTAGAGATCTTTACAGGAGATGACACTGTACGGGAGATGATTGATGCAATCCACGCTTCCGGTGCAAAGGTCATTGCCTCTAATCATGATTTTGACAAAACACCTGCCAAATCTGATCTCATTTACCGTCTCCGCAAAATGCAGGATATGGGGGCCGATATTCCTAAAATGGCTGTTATGCCACAGACCAAAAAAGATGTTCTGACCCTTCTTTCTGCTACTGAAGAGATGGCATCAGACTATGCCGACAGACCGATCATCACCATGTCTATGGCTGGACTTGGAAGTATCAGCCGTATTGCCTGCGAGGCATTTGGTTCCTGTCTGACATTTGGTTCCGGAGCACAGGCTTCTGCACCTGGACAGATCGGAGCAGAAAAATTACATCAGGCACTTCAGATTGTGCACGATGCATTGTAA
- a CDS encoding FAD-dependent oxidoreductase: MKFKHMFSPIQIGPMTVKNRFVVPPMGNNFAKTDGTWSDESVAYYAERAKGQFGLITIEATVVHKGAKGGPRKPCLYDDNSIESLKKITDACHAEGAKISIQLQNAGPEGNAKNAGAPIQAATSIAAADGRDIPEAVPTEQVYELIKGYGDAAVRAMKGGADAVEIHMAHGYLVNSFMSPRTNKRVDEFGGNFENRMRFSRLIVEEVKKRTEGKIAVLARINSTEDMFGGLDNHDMCAIASYLEDCGVDGLHVSRAVHLKDEYMWAPTGIHGGFSAELVANIKNCVSVPVITVGRYTEPQFAEQMVKLGKADLVAFGRQSLADPHTPEKAQEERLEDMTPCIACLQGCVANMYAGKPLCCLVNPVLGREVEGLPKAEKAKKVYVIGGGVAGMCAAFTAKRRGHDVTLFEATDKLGGNMRLAAYPPGKGDITGMIRSYIVKCEKAGVNIKMNTKVTAQMLKEDTPDAVILATGSETLVLPFIKGIHNPDIVYGVDCLEGTRPVGHKVLVVGGGMVGAETADFLAEQGHEVSVIEMRDAIGPDVIHEHRIFLMEAFEKYGIEQITSAAVSEIFSDGVSYKNAADKSDETIYEARGFDTVVLSMGFSSRYTHRDGQNVVYDFADELKDIVPEVHVVGDAVRARRALDATKEAYDVALKL; the protein is encoded by the coding sequence ATGAAGTTCAAACATATGTTTTCTCCGATTCAGATCGGACCAATGACAGTAAAGAACCGTTTCGTAGTACCACCAATGGGAAACAACTTTGCAAAAACAGATGGAACATGGAGCGATGAGTCTGTTGCATACTATGCTGAACGTGCAAAAGGTCAGTTCGGTCTGATTACAATTGAAGCAACAGTAGTTCATAAAGGTGCAAAGGGCGGCCCAAGAAAACCTTGTCTGTATGATGATAACAGCATCGAGAGCCTGAAGAAGATTACCGATGCCTGTCATGCAGAAGGTGCTAAGATTTCTATTCAGCTTCAGAATGCAGGTCCGGAAGGAAATGCTAAGAATGCAGGAGCACCAATCCAGGCGGCAACATCTATTGCAGCAGCTGATGGAAGAGATATTCCGGAAGCAGTTCCTACAGAGCAGGTATATGAGCTCATTAAAGGATACGGAGATGCAGCAGTCCGCGCAATGAAGGGCGGAGCCGATGCAGTAGAAATTCACATGGCACATGGTTATCTTGTGAATTCTTTTATGTCACCAAGAACGAACAAACGTGTAGACGAATTTGGTGGAAACTTCGAAAACAGAATGAGATTTTCCCGTCTGATCGTTGAAGAAGTAAAGAAGAGAACAGAAGGTAAAATCGCAGTTCTTGCACGTATTAACAGTACAGAAGATATGTTTGGCGGTCTGGATAATCACGATATGTGTGCAATCGCTTCTTATCTTGAAGACTGTGGAGTCGATGGACTTCACGTATCACGTGCAGTGCATCTGAAAGATGAATATATGTGGGCTCCAACAGGAATTCATGGCGGATTCTCTGCAGAGCTCGTAGCAAATATCAAAAATTGTGTATCCGTTCCGGTTATCACAGTCGGACGTTACACAGAGCCACAGTTCGCTGAACAGATGGTAAAACTTGGAAAAGCGGATCTGGTAGCATTCGGACGTCAGTCACTGGCTGATCCTCATACTCCGGAAAAGGCTCAGGAAGAAAGACTGGAAGATATGACACCTTGTATCGCATGTCTGCAGGGATGCGTTGCCAACATGTATGCAGGTAAACCTCTTTGCTGTCTGGTAAACCCAGTACTTGGACGTGAAGTTGAGGGACTTCCGAAAGCGGAAAAAGCAAAGAAAGTATACGTTATCGGTGGCGGTGTAGCAGGTATGTGTGCAGCATTCACAGCTAAGAGACGTGGACATGATGTAACATTATTTGAAGCAACAGATAAACTTGGCGGAAACATGAGACTGGCTGCTTACCCGCCGGGAAAAGGTGACATCACAGGTATGATCAGAAGCTATATCGTAAAATGCGAAAAAGCCGGCGTAAATATCAAGATGAACACAAAAGTAACAGCTCAGATGTTAAAAGAAGATACACCGGATGCTGTTATCCTCGCAACAGGATCTGAAACATTAGTTCTTCCATTTATCAAAGGTATCCATAATCCTGATATCGTATATGGTGTGGACTGCCTGGAAGGAACACGTCCGGTAGGACATAAAGTTTTAGTTGTAGGTGGAGGTATGGTAGGTGCCGAGACAGCAGATTTCCTTGCTGAACAGGGACATGAAGTATCTGTTATCGAGATGAGAGATGCGATCGGACCAGACGTAATCCACGAGCATCGTATCTTCCTTATGGAAGCCTTCGAAAAATACGGAATCGAGCAGATTACAAGCGCTGCTGTATCTGAAATCTTCTCAGATGGAGTAAGCTACAAGAATGCAGCGGATAAGTCTGATGAGACTATCTATGAAGCAAGAGGATTCGATACTGTAGTTCTTTCTATGGGATTCAGCTCCCGTTATACACACCGCGATGGTCAGAATGTTGTATATGACTTCGCTGATGAATTAAAGGACATCGTTCCGGAAGTTCATGTAGTAGGTGATGCAGTAAGAGCACGTCGTGCACTGGATGCTACAAAAGAAGCTTATGATGTGGCATTAAAACTTTAA
- a CDS encoding shikimate dehydrogenase — protein sequence MERHQITGHTELIGLLAYPIRHSQSPATHNAAYEKLGVDIVNLAFEVDAPELEDAIKGLRALKMRGANVSMPNKTIVHQYLDEISPAAKLCGAVNTIVNKDGYLVGHITDGIGYVQSLKDNDIDPTGKKVTIVGSGGAATAVEIQAALDGVAEMSIFARDDKFKQNALDTVKKINENTNCKATFYPLEDLDKLKEEMHSSYLFTNATGVGMKPLEGITYIPDPSFFRPDLIVTDVVYAPHETAMLKMARHAGCKTMNGQGMMLFQAIAAIELILGKRVDSEYMKEKLGISYVYED from the coding sequence ATGGAAAGACATCAGATTACCGGACACACCGAATTAATCGGTCTTCTGGCTTATCCAATCCGCCACTCGCAGTCACCTGCAACACATAATGCAGCTTACGAAAAGCTAGGTGTTGACATTGTAAATCTTGCATTTGAAGTAGATGCACCTGAACTTGAAGATGCAATCAAGGGCTTACGCGCACTGAAGATGCGTGGTGCCAATGTTTCTATGCCAAATAAGACAATCGTACATCAGTATCTGGATGAAATCTCTCCGGCTGCCAAACTCTGTGGTGCGGTAAATACCATCGTCAATAAAGACGGCTACCTGGTCGGACACATCACAGACGGTATCGGTTATGTACAGTCTTTAAAGGACAATGACATTGACCCTACCGGAAAGAAAGTAACAATTGTAGGTTCCGGCGGAGCTGCTACTGCTGTTGAGATCCAGGCTGCACTGGATGGTGTTGCTGAGATGTCTATCTTCGCAAGAGATGACAAGTTCAAACAGAATGCACTCGATACGGTAAAGAAAATTAACGAAAATACCAATTGTAAAGCAACATTCTACCCTCTAGAAGATCTGGATAAATTAAAAGAAGAGATGCATTCTTCTTATCTTTTCACAAATGCCACAGGCGTTGGAATGAAGCCACTCGAAGGAATCACTTATATTCCTGATCCTTCTTTCTTCCGTCCTGATCTTATCGTCACAGACGTTGTCTACGCCCCACACGAAACAGCAATGTTGAAAATGGCAAGACACGCCGGATGTAAAACAATGAACGGACAGGGCATGATGCTCTTCCAGGCAATTGCAGCTATCGAACTGATCCTCGGCAAGCGTGTGGACAGTGAATACATGAAAGAAAAACTGGGAATTTCCTACGTTTATGAAGATTAA
- a CDS encoding LysR family transcriptional regulator — translation MNLYHLRYFATLAHLEHYTKAAEILAITQPSLSHAIASLEKELGVKLFEKEGRNVALTKCGQAFLIDVEQALDMIDSSVNKLQMTGRGEGRIDIVELRALSSTVVPNFVKGFLDSTPDKKIDFYFHSSTGLTSDMIQGLKDRKYDIAFCSMMDNEPLIEFTPVAKQELVLIVPKGHPLEGRSSIDLKDTLAYPHIAFSKRSGLRHVIDKLFKKCGGYPQIAYSMEEDQGVAGLVGAGFGIAVVPKMPVLSYMPVSIIEIEKPSWERLFYMATLKNVYQAPVIMDFKKYVTEHADL, via the coding sequence ATGAATCTGTATCATCTAAGATATTTTGCCACACTGGCCCATCTGGAGCATTACACAAAAGCCGCTGAAATTCTTGCCATCACTCAGCCAAGTCTGAGTCATGCTATTGCATCTCTTGAAAAGGAACTAGGGGTAAAACTTTTCGAGAAGGAGGGCCGTAATGTAGCACTTACCAAATGTGGACAGGCTTTTCTTATTGATGTTGAACAGGCTTTGGATATGATTGATTCCAGCGTTAACAAGCTTCAGATGACAGGTCGTGGCGAAGGTCGTATCGATATCGTGGAACTTCGTGCTCTAAGCAGTACCGTTGTTCCCAATTTCGTAAAAGGATTTCTGGATTCTACGCCGGATAAAAAAATTGATTTTTATTTTCATAGTTCCACAGGTCTTACTTCTGATATGATTCAGGGATTAAAAGACCGGAAATATGACATCGCATTTTGCTCTATGATGGACAATGAGCCGCTGATTGAATTCACACCTGTCGCAAAGCAGGAACTGGTGTTGATCGTACCCAAAGGTCATCCACTGGAAGGACGCAGCTCTATTGATCTGAAAGATACACTTGCTTATCCGCACATTGCATTTTCCAAGCGAAGCGGCTTAAGACATGTCATTGACAAATTGTTTAAAAAATGCGGAGGTTATCCGCAAATTGCCTACTCTATGGAAGAAGACCAGGGAGTTGCCGGTCTTGTCGGTGCAGGCTTCGGTATCGCAGTTGTTCCAAAGATGCCGGTTCTTTCCTATATGCCTGTATCCATTATCGAAATCGAAAAGCCTTCCTGGGAAAGACTCTTTTATATGGCTACTTTAAAGAATGTTTATCAGGCGCCTGTTATCATGGACTTTAAAAAATACGTAACCGAACACGCAGACCTGTAA
- a CDS encoding sugar phosphate isomerase/epimerase family protein codes for MSKKNPITVSSWTLGDQCKFEDRVIAAKEAGYEGIGLRAETYVDALNEGLHDEDILAILDKHDMKVTEVEYIVQWCEEHRSYEQKYKEQMCFHMCELFGVGHINCGLMENYSVEYTAQKLKELCQRAGKYIIGVEPMPYSGIPNLQKGWEVVKASGCENAMLILDTWHWVRANQPYDILTPEIAKKVISIQINDAYERPYADSILRDESMHDRLAPGTGAKDTAGFVKMIKDAGVDPKVIGVEVISDEILGRGLKEAAAYTYENTEKVLKEAWPEMVD; via the coding sequence ATGTCAAAAAAGAATCCAATCACAGTAAGTTCATGGACACTTGGAGATCAGTGCAAATTTGAAGATCGTGTTATCGCTGCAAAAGAAGCAGGATACGAAGGAATCGGTCTTCGTGCAGAGACTTATGTTGATGCTTTGAATGAAGGACTTCATGATGAAGACATTCTTGCAATTCTTGACAAACATGACATGAAAGTAACAGAAGTTGAGTACATCGTTCAGTGGTGTGAAGAACATCGTTCATACGAGCAGAAATACAAAGAGCAGATGTGCTTCCATATGTGTGAACTCTTCGGAGTTGGTCATATCAACTGTGGACTGATGGAAAACTACTCAGTAGAATATACAGCTCAGAAATTAAAAGAACTCTGCCAGAGAGCTGGAAAATATATCATCGGTGTTGAGCCAATGCCATACAGTGGTATTCCAAACCTTCAGAAAGGCTGGGAAGTTGTAAAAGCTTCTGGATGTGAGAATGCAATGCTTATCCTTGATACATGGCACTGGGTAAGAGCTAATCAGCCATATGACATCCTGACACCGGAAATCGCTAAGAAAGTTATTTCTATCCAGATCAACGATGCTTACGAGAGACCATACGCAGATTCAATCTTAAGAGATGAGTCAATGCATGATCGTCTTGCACCTGGAACAGGAGCAAAAGACACAGCCGGATTTGTTAAGATGATCAAAGATGCCGGAGTTGATCCAAAGGTTATCGGTGTAGAAGTAATTTCTGATGAGATCCTTGGAAGAGGACTTAAAGAAGCAGCTGCTTATACATATGAAAATACAGAAAAAGTATTAAAAGAAGCTTGGCCAGAAATGGTTGACTAA
- a CDS encoding NAD(P)H-dependent glycerol-3-phosphate dehydrogenase, with protein MAKVSVIGAGSWGTALALLLYKNGHDVTVWSYQEEEVRMLSEKREHVSKLPGVKIPEGIFFTADIKEAVEEKDVVVLAVPSIHVRNTAKKINPYVKDGQILVDVAKGIEEDTLMTLSQQIEEEIPQADVAVLSGPSHAEEVGRGLPTTVCIGAHTEATAKYLQQLFMNEVFRVYISPDILGIELGGSLKNVIALAAGVADGMGYGDNTKAALITRGIAEISRLGVKMGGAAETFGGLAGIGDLIVTCASVHSRNRKAGYLMGQGKTMKEAMDEVKMVVEGVYSAKAAAKLGKKYNVSLPIIEEVNKVLFEDKSPKEAVNELMLRVGKAEHTALPWE; from the coding sequence ATGGCAAAAGTAAGTGTGATCGGAGCCGGAAGCTGGGGAACAGCGCTGGCACTGCTTTTATATAAAAACGGACATGATGTGACAGTCTGGTCATATCAGGAAGAAGAAGTCCGCATGCTGAGTGAGAAGAGAGAACATGTGAGTAAGCTTCCTGGAGTAAAGATTCCAGAGGGAATATTCTTTACCGCGGATATAAAAGAGGCAGTAGAAGAAAAGGATGTAGTTGTACTTGCAGTACCGTCAATCCATGTAAGAAATACCGCAAAAAAGATCAATCCATATGTAAAAGATGGACAGATCTTAGTGGATGTAGCAAAAGGAATAGAAGAAGATACGCTGATGACTCTGTCTCAGCAAATTGAAGAAGAGATACCGCAGGCAGATGTGGCGGTCCTTTCCGGACCAAGTCATGCCGAGGAAGTAGGAAGAGGCCTTCCCACGACGGTCTGCATTGGAGCACATACAGAGGCGACTGCAAAGTATTTACAGCAGCTCTTTATGAATGAAGTGTTCCGTGTATATATTAGTCCGGATATTCTGGGAATTGAGCTTGGTGGATCGCTTAAGAATGTTATTGCACTTGCGGCAGGAGTTGCAGATGGCATGGGATACGGAGATAATACCAAAGCAGCATTAATTACCCGTGGAATTGCCGAGATATCAAGACTTGGTGTAAAGATGGGAGGTGCGGCTGAGACATTTGGCGGTCTGGCAGGTATCGGAGATCTTATTGTAACCTGTGCAAGTGTACACAGCCGTAATCGCAAAGCCGGATATCTGATGGGACAGGGTAAAACTATGAAGGAAGCCATGGATGAAGTTAAGATGGTGGTAGAAGGCGTATATTCTGCAAAGGCAGCGGCAAAGCTCGGAAAGAAATACAATGTATCACTTCCGATTATTGAGGAAGTAAATAAGGTACTGTTTGAAGATAAGAGTCCGAAAGAAGCGGTAAATGAACTGATGCTGCGTGTCGGAAAAGCAGAACACACAGCTCTTCCGTGGGAATAA
- a CDS encoding shikimate dehydrogenase: protein MEKRISGHTGLMALFGTPVGHSGSPAMYNFSFQHDGLDYAYMAFDVTEEEMPKVFESIRLLNMRGGNFTMPCKNIAAQLVDKLSPAAEIIGACNVFVNDDGVITGHITDGVGFVKNLELNGVPVKDKKVVVLGAGGAATAIQVQLALDGAKEVNIFNIKDKFFERAEGTKAKLAEKCPECVVTVDDLDDKAKLEEAIKACDILVNATIMGMKPHQDVTLVDKSLFRKDLVVADTVYSPEKTKMILEAEEAGCKAIGGVGMLQQQGAVNYGLFVGKEMPLAEYQEFQKAQAK, encoded by the coding sequence ATGGAAAAAAGAATTTCCGGACATACAGGCTTAATGGCATTATTTGGAACACCAGTTGGACATTCAGGATCTCCTGCAATGTACAACTTCAGCTTCCAGCATGATGGCTTAGATTATGCTTATATGGCATTTGATGTAACAGAAGAGGAAATGCCAAAAGTATTCGAGTCTATTCGTTTATTAAATATGCGTGGTGGTAACTTCACTATGCCATGCAAGAACATCGCAGCACAGCTGGTAGATAAGCTGTCACCTGCAGCTGAGATTATCGGAGCCTGCAATGTATTTGTTAACGATGACGGAGTGATCACAGGACACATTACAGACGGTGTCGGATTTGTTAAGAATCTGGAACTCAACGGAGTACCTGTAAAAGACAAAAAGGTTGTTGTTCTTGGAGCAGGCGGAGCTGCTACAGCAATTCAGGTTCAGCTGGCACTGGACGGAGCAAAAGAAGTAAATATCTTCAATATTAAAGATAAATTCTTCGAAAGAGCAGAAGGAACAAAGGCCAAATTAGCTGAAAAGTGCCCAGAGTGTGTAGTTACAGTAGACGACCTTGACGACAAGGCAAAACTGGAAGAAGCAATCAAAGCATGTGATATTCTTGTAAATGCTACAATTATGGGAATGAAACCACACCAGGATGTAACACTGGTAGATAAATCATTATTCCGTAAGGATCTGGTTGTTGCAGATACTGTATACAGCCCGGAAAAAACAAAGATGATCCTGGAAGCAGAAGAAGCAGGATGCAAGGCAATCGGCGGAGTAGGAATGCTTCAGCAGCAGGGAGCAGTAAACTATGGGCTGTTCGTAGGAAAAGAAATGCCGCTTGCTGAGTATCAGGAATTTCAGAAAGCACAGGCAAAATAA
- a CDS encoding MFS transporter, translating to MKAKKYLWSIICVYFCYLTHGIQAIILSQNNVNFAKQWGFNMSDPQSAAYAAGLAAVSTAVAWTGFGKFVSVWIGGEISDRVGRKKLMIGGAALYIICFLGFLFTKNALVASVCGFASGVATSGFWDASGYPAVQEAYPAAPGSALVGIKFFVSLSGMVYPLLVVHNANSGNWKLNVMIPVVMSIICLVLAIIAPFVYDDQKKASEGTDGKSKDAVQAEIDAAKAAMLTKPGKFVVFLVMFYAFLCMAIMYGAQQYTKAFGLSVCGLSEMQAAGMTSIYTIGSICAVLFWAFMMAKLKWSPLKVVLIDSICTAVALAGVLFIHQVAIIYIAIAMLGFFAAGGALQTGLAVVQLFNPGPKGRNTGIYYTFMGAASYLIPVVAAQLTKASGEANAVYSLMIMLLVFAILAILSSLYLVAQHKKIFGKSAL from the coding sequence ATGAAAGCAAAGAAATATTTATGGTCTATCATCTGTGTATATTTTTGCTATCTGACACATGGTATTCAGGCAATCATTTTAAGCCAGAATAATGTGAATTTCGCAAAACAGTGGGGATTCAATATGTCAGATCCGCAGTCGGCAGCATATGCAGCAGGACTTGCAGCAGTAAGTACCGCAGTAGCATGGACTGGATTTGGTAAATTCGTAAGCGTATGGATCGGTGGAGAGATCTCAGACCGTGTCGGACGTAAGAAACTGATGATCGGTGGAGCAGCGTTATATATTATCTGCTTCCTTGGATTCTTATTTACTAAGAATGCACTGGTTGCTTCTGTATGCGGTTTTGCATCTGGAGTTGCAACTTCTGGATTCTGGGATGCTTCAGGATATCCTGCAGTACAGGAAGCTTATCCGGCAGCACCTGGATCAGCACTTGTAGGAATCAAATTCTTCGTTTCACTGTCAGGTATGGTATATCCACTTCTGGTTGTACATAACGCAAACAGCGGAAACTGGAAATTAAATGTTATGATTCCGGTAGTTATGTCAATTATCTGTCTGGTACTTGCAATTATCGCACCATTCGTATATGATGATCAGAAGAAGGCATCAGAAGGAACTGATGGCAAATCAAAAGATGCAGTGCAGGCAGAGATCGATGCAGCGAAAGCAGCAATGCTTACAAAGCCAGGGAAATTTGTAGTATTTCTGGTAATGTTTTATGCATTCCTTTGCATGGCAATCATGTATGGTGCTCAGCAGTATACAAAAGCGTTCGGATTATCCGTATGTGGACTTTCTGAGATGCAGGCAGCAGGTATGACTTCTATCTATACGATTGGTTCTATCTGTGCAGTACTTTTCTGGGCATTCATGATGGCTAAATTAAAATGGAGCCCGCTGAAAGTTGTCTTGATTGATTCTATCTGTACTGCAGTAGCACTTGCAGGTGTTCTGTTTATTCATCAGGTAGCAATTATCTACATTGCAATTGCAATGTTAGGATTCTTTGCAGCAGGTGGTGCTCTTCAGACTGGTCTTGCAGTGGTTCAGTTATTCAACCCGGGACCAAAGGGAAGAAACACAGGTATTTATTACACATTTATGGGTGCAGCAAGCTACCTGATTCCGGTAGTAGCAGCACAGCTTACAAAAGCATCTGGTGAGGCAAATGCAGTATACAGCCTCATGATTATGTTATTAGTATTTGCAATCCTTGCTATTTTAAGTTCCCTCTACTTAGTAGCACAGCACAAGAAAATCTTCGGAAAGAGTGCATTGTAA
- the plsY gene encoding glycerol-3-phosphate 1-O-acyltransferase PlsY has product MERLICVLVGYVFGLIQTGYLYGKKNGVDLRKKGSGNAGTTNALRTMGWKAGGVTLLGDCFKCVAAVVVVHMIYGKTHTDMMPLLSMYAGMGVVLGHNYPFYLKFKGGKGIAATAGLIISTTNIWIVLICLAAFIAIVATTRYVSLGSMTVVTIYLISVIVYGQHGGFHVENVAYLHEMYGIATFLMILAFWRHRANIKRLLSGTENKISVGGKDKK; this is encoded by the coding sequence ATGGAACGGTTGATATGTGTGCTTGTCGGATATGTGTTCGGACTGATTCAGACCGGATATCTATACGGGAAAAAGAATGGTGTTGACTTAAGAAAAAAAGGAAGCGGAAATGCGGGAACAACAAATGCACTCCGTACTATGGGATGGAAAGCCGGAGGAGTTACGCTGCTGGGAGACTGTTTTAAATGTGTTGCGGCAGTAGTGGTTGTACACATGATCTATGGGAAGACTCATACGGATATGATGCCGTTACTTTCTATGTATGCAGGAATGGGCGTGGTTCTTGGACATAACTATCCATTTTATCTGAAGTTCAAAGGTGGAAAGGGAATTGCGGCAACGGCAGGACTTATCATCAGTACAACAAATATATGGATCGTACTGATCTGTCTTGCAGCATTTATTGCAATCGTCGCAACAACAAGATATGTATCACTTGGATCTATGACAGTTGTTACGATTTATCTGATCAGTGTGATTGTATATGGTCAACACGGAGGATTTCATGTGGAAAATGTAGCGTATCTGCATGAGATGTATGGGATTGCAACATTTTTGATGATACTGGCATTCTGGAGACACAGAGCGAATATAAAGAGACTTTTAAGCGGCACGGAAAATAAGATCAGTGTCGGGGGAAAAGATAAAAAATAG
- the spoIVA gene encoding stage IV sporulation protein A — protein MDTEQLYKDIKARTNGEIYIGVVGPVRTGKSTFIKRFMDVMVLPRMEDEHKKERTRDELPQSAAGKTIMTTEPKFVPKDAAVIRLNQDVEVRIRLIDCVGYMVKGASGHEEAGHERMVKTPWYQEEIPFTKAAVIGTQKVIHEHATIGIVVTTDGTITDILPENYEDAEARTIRELQSIRKPFVVLVNSKKPHGQEAKEKAKKLEDTYGVKAMTVNCEQIKEEDIYRILEAVLYEFPISEVQFYIPKWVEMLPVTHKIKQDLLEHIQKILEHLEEIKDAAALTGRPESPYIKDWYVEQIQMDTGCVIIQIHMYEKYYYEMLSEMTGTTITGQYDLIKTMQKLSILKNEYENVEDAFTAVRMKGYGVVSPTKEEIVLDEPEIIRQGNKYGVKIHSQAPSIHLIRANIETEIAPIVGNEQQAKDLIQYIKNEEKMEGGIWKTSIFGKTVEELVMDGMKNKMAVINDESQEKLQDTMQKVVNDSNGGMVCIII, from the coding sequence GTGGACACAGAACAGTTATATAAAGATATAAAAGCGAGAACAAACGGAGAAATCTATATCGGCGTTGTCGGACCGGTAAGAACAGGAAAATCGACATTTATCAAACGCTTTATGGATGTAATGGTGTTGCCAAGAATGGAAGATGAACATAAGAAAGAGCGGACAAGAGACGAACTTCCTCAGTCTGCGGCAGGCAAGACGATTATGACAACAGAGCCCAAATTTGTACCGAAAGATGCTGCAGTGATACGTCTGAACCAGGATGTTGAAGTAAGGATCCGTCTGATTGACTGTGTCGGATATATGGTAAAGGGTGCTTCGGGACACGAGGAGGCCGGGCATGAACGTATGGTAAAGACTCCGTGGTATCAGGAAGAAATACCATTTACCAAGGCAGCGGTGATTGGTACACAAAAAGTGATTCATGAACATGCAACGATAGGAATCGTGGTAACAACCGATGGAACGATTACAGATATTCTGCCGGAAAATTATGAAGATGCGGAGGCACGGACTATAAGAGAACTTCAGTCTATCCGAAAACCATTTGTAGTACTGGTGAATTCAAAAAAACCACATGGCCAGGAGGCTAAGGAGAAGGCAAAAAAACTGGAAGATACATATGGAGTTAAAGCAATGACCGTAAATTGTGAACAAATAAAGGAAGAAGATATTTATCGGATTCTGGAGGCCGTTTTGTATGAATTCCCGATATCTGAGGTACAGTTTTATATACCGAAATGGGTGGAAATGCTTCCGGTTACACACAAGATCAAACAGGACCTTCTGGAACATATACAAAAAATCCTCGAACACCTGGAAGAGATCAAAGATGCGGCAGCTTTAACCGGAAGACCGGAAAGTCCATACATAAAAGACTGGTATGTAGAACAGATACAGATGGATACAGGCTGTGTTATCATTCAGATCCACATGTATGAAAAATATTATTATGAAATGTTAAGTGAGATGACAGGAACTACGATCACAGGCCAGTATGATCTGATAAAGACGATGCAGAAACTTTCAATCTTAAAGAATGAATATGAAAATGTAGAAGATGCATTTACTGCAGTCCGGATGAAAGGGTATGGAGTAGTCAGTCCGACAAAAGAAGAGATCGTACTGGATGAACCAGAGATTATCAGACAGGGAAATAAATATGGGGTGAAAATTCATTCGCAGGCGCCGTCCATTCATTTGATCCGTGCTAATATAGAGACGGAGATAGCCCCGATTGTTGGAAATGAGCAGCAGGCGAAAGATTTGATCCAGTATATTAAAAATGAGGAAAAAATGGAAGGAGGTATCTGGAAAACCAGTATATTCGGAAAGACAGTAGAAGAACTTGTCATGGACGGGATGAAGAATAAAATGGCAGTTATTAATGACGAAAGCCAGGAAAAACTTCAGGATACTATGCAAAAGGTTGTGAATGACAGTAATGGAGGCATGGTGTGTATCATTATTTAG